Proteins encoded by one window of Lasioglossum baleicum unplaced genomic scaffold, iyLasBale1 scaffold0086, whole genome shotgun sequence:
- the LOC143219864 gene encoding uncharacterized protein LOC143219864 — MATPDISKDKFKILQINLNRCRMAQDLLNQTATQLGADIVIISEPWSPWTHWHNDGFKDASIWIPMFSIGAFNSIKKSFKSKGIVAVQLGDFTVVSCYFSPNITLDHYKDRITELESFLEKIDPERCIIAGDLNAKSPVWGSGTLDDRGGVVMEMVNNHKLTLHVAKERIRSRETDIDP; from the coding sequence ATGGCTACACCAGATATATCCAAAGACAAGTTCAAGATTTTACAGATCAACCTGAACAGATGTAGGATGGCACAGGATCTTCTGAATCAAACGGCTACACAGCTAGGGGCCGATATAGTAATAATCTCTGAGCCGTGGTCCCCATGGACCCACTGGCATAATGACGGGTTCAAGGACGCGTCAATATGGATCCCCATGTTCTCAATCGGGGCATtcaacagtattaaaaaatcctTCAAAAGCAAAGGGATTGTAGCTGTCCAACTGGGTGACTTCACCGTGGTCTCTTGCTATTTCTCACCCAATATAACGCTAGATCACTATAAGGATAGGATCACAGAGCTGGAGAGCTTCCTGGAAAAGATCGACCCAGAGCGTTGCATTATTGCAGGTGACCTAAATGCCAAATCTCCGGTGTGGGGCTCTGGTACGCTAGATGACCGCGGCGGAGTGGTGATGGAGATGGTCAACAACCACAAGCTTACCCTACATGTAGCCAAGGAACGTATACGTTCGAGAGAAACGGACATAGATCCCTAA